A single window of Cytobacillus dafuensis DNA harbors:
- a CDS encoding 5'-3' exonuclease, which yields MLVDGMALLFRAYFATAVTGQFMINSKGIPTNGVYGFVKHFLTAISKFKPTHVAVCWDMGSKTFRTEMYDGYKANRPEAPVELIPQFDLVKEVVEAFNVPNIGLEGYEADDCIGTIAKQASEKAHVKILTGDQDILQLIDDQISVVLLQKGYGNYLVHTKDTFYESKGIRPKQMIDLKAFMGDTSDNYPGVKGIGEKTALKLLQQFGHIEGVLANLDQLTKAQRTKIEQDLEMLHLSRQLAEIKCDVPVECTMEEAAWLINRDKVMDKFTEIEFRGLHSFLDIKEYA from the coding sequence ATGTTAGTAGATGGTATGGCATTATTGTTTAGAGCGTATTTTGCTACAGCCGTTACGGGGCAATTTATGATAAATTCAAAAGGGATTCCAACGAATGGAGTATATGGCTTTGTAAAGCATTTTTTAACAGCTATTTCAAAATTCAAACCAACGCATGTGGCAGTATGTTGGGATATGGGAAGTAAAACTTTTAGAACAGAGATGTACGATGGTTATAAAGCAAATCGCCCTGAAGCCCCAGTTGAATTAATTCCTCAATTTGATCTTGTCAAAGAGGTAGTTGAAGCTTTCAATGTACCGAATATTGGTTTAGAAGGTTATGAAGCAGATGATTGCATCGGAACAATAGCAAAGCAAGCTAGTGAGAAAGCACATGTAAAGATATTAACCGGTGACCAAGATATATTACAGCTGATAGATGATCAAATATCTGTTGTATTATTGCAAAAAGGATATGGAAATTATTTAGTTCATACAAAGGATACCTTTTATGAATCTAAAGGCATTCGTCCGAAGCAAATGATCGATTTAAAAGCATTTATGGGTGATACAAGTGATAATTACCCAGGTGTAAAAGGAATAGGGGAGAAGACGGCATTAAAGCTTTTACAGCAATTCGGTCATATTGAAGGTGTTCTAGCTAATTTAGATCAATTGACAAAAGCGCAGAGAACTAAAATCGAACAAGATCTTGAAATGCTGCATTTAAGCCGTCAGCTAGCAGAAATAAAATGTGATGTACCAGTTGAATGTACAATGGAAGAAGCAGCATGGCTAATAAACCGTGATAAGGTGATGGACAAGTTTACTGAAATTGAGTTTCGAGGGCTTCATTCTTTTCTAGACATAAAAGAATATGCTTAA
- a CDS encoding sulfurtransferase encodes MNLIVEKEWLKERLENENVRIVDCRYNLSSSGEGYELYLKDHIPGAIYFHLGKDLSGPVSLHGGRHPLPDVQKFKETIQNAGISNDTTVIAYDGGEGSYSARLWWLLNYVGHEKVYVLNGGYRAWYDAGLTLNKEVPEYPKTEFDIKLNEEIFASYNDVKKIVEAKCQETVIIDSRENKRYLGLEEPIDKKAGHIPGAINKVWTKGFENGSFKSGEDQAKRFSDINKDTQIIVYCGSGVTATPNFMALKSAGYKNVKLYAGSFSDWISYEENKVETGE; translated from the coding sequence ATGAACTTAATCGTTGAAAAAGAATGGTTGAAAGAAAGACTGGAAAATGAAAATGTCAGAATAGTTGATTGCCGCTATAACCTAAGTTCTTCAGGTGAAGGTTATGAATTGTATTTAAAGGATCATATTCCAGGAGCTATCTACTTTCATCTCGGAAAAGATCTGTCTGGGCCTGTTTCTTTACATGGAGGAAGACATCCACTACCAGATGTGCAGAAATTTAAAGAAACAATTCAAAATGCGGGAATAAGCAATGACACAACTGTTATTGCATACGACGGTGGTGAGGGTTCATATTCTGCTCGGCTTTGGTGGCTGTTAAATTATGTAGGACACGAAAAAGTGTATGTATTAAATGGAGGCTATAGAGCATGGTATGATGCAGGGTTGACTCTTAACAAAGAAGTTCCTGAGTACCCAAAAACAGAATTTGATATCAAGCTTAATGAAGAAATTTTTGCCTCTTATAATGATGTGAAGAAAATTGTCGAAGCGAAGTGTCAAGAAACAGTTATTATTGATTCTAGAGAAAATAAGCGCTATTTAGGATTAGAAGAACCGATTGATAAAAAAGCTGGTCATATTCCAGGTGCAATTAATAAAGTTTGGACGAAAGGCTTTGAAAACGGATCGTTTAAAAGTGGAGAAGATCAAGCAAAAAGATTCTCTGACATTAATAAAGACACGCAGATAATTGTTTACTGTGGTTCAGGTGTAACCGCGACTCCAAATTTTATGGCACTAAAGTCAGCAGGCTACAAAAACGTTAAATTATATGCGGGCAGCTTTAGTGATTGGATATCTTATGAAGAGAACAAGGTAGAAACTGGAGAATAA
- the sspL gene encoding small, acid-soluble spore protein L: MGKRERNRGKVASGVNPQGYGQDVEFAVEPKSKLENAAKKKNTK; the protein is encoded by the coding sequence ATGGGCAAAAGAGAAAGAAATAGAGGAAAAGTAGCTTCTGGAGTAAACCCACAAGGCTATGGTCAAGATGTAGAATTTGCTGTGGAGCCGAAAAGTAAGCTAGAAAATGCAGCGAAAAAAAAGAATACAAAATAA